GGCTGATGGCACCGACAGCGTCTGCGTGATCCGCGCGCGCGGCTTGGCCAGCGAGCCGTCGTCCTTGTACCAGAAGGTCGGAAACAGGAACGCCTTGTGGATCTCGGCGCCGATGAAGCTCAGCCATTCCTGCAGGCGATAGCGATCGATGTCTCCCGGTCGCGGCGCAAGGCCGCGCTCGGGCCTCAGGTCGGCGATGTATTGCAGCACCGCCGCGCTCTCGGTCAGCCGCTCGCCGTTTTCCAGCACCAGCACCGGCACGGCGCCCTTCGAGGAGATGTCGCGAAAATCGCCGTCGCCGTCCGCGACCGTCTTGGTCGCGAGATGCACCTGATGATAGCGCGCATCAAGACCTGCTTCCATCAGCGCGATTCGGCTCGCGAGCGAGCAGGCCATCGGTGAGAAATAGAGCTGCAGCATCGTCTTGCTCCGTTACGTCAGTGCATCGCCGCGCGCGATGATCGCGAAGCGGTCGGACAGTTCGGCGAGCGCGACCTCGTGGATGGTGCGGGCATCCAGCGTGCCGCCGCGTCCGTCGGGCAGGTCGCGCGTGGCGCAGGCTTCGGCATCGACCGTGGTGCGAAAGCCGAGGTCGAGCGCCGCCCGCGCCGTGGAGCTGACGCACATATGCGTCATGAAGCCGGCCAGCACGATGTTCTTCCTGTCGGTCGCATCGAGACGCGCCT
This genomic interval from Bradyrhizobium guangzhouense contains the following:
- a CDS encoding glutathione S-transferase N-terminal domain-containing protein — encoded protein: MLQLYFSPMACSLASRIALMEAGLDARYHQVHLATKTVADGDGDFRDISSKGAVPVLVLENGERLTESAAVLQYIADLRPERGLAPRPGDIDRYRLQEWLSFIGAEIHKAFLFPTFWYKDDGSLAKPRARITQTLSVPSAHLADREFLVGQRFTVADAHLAWALLLLRPAGVDIAQWPPLAGYLERMQVRPVVREAIATEMALRKAIPANAA